The DNA segment TGTAAAAATCAAACCATTTACCTTTGGGCAGGATCACCGTACGGGTAGCCTTTCCGGTAAACATAGGGGCTACCAGTAAGTATTCGCCTGCCATATACTGGTCTTTCACTTCCTTACTTACTGCTTCAGCATAAGGATTTTCTTCCAGGTTGGTGGTCTTCATTTCTTTTTTAACTTCTGTCTGGAAACCTTCTTCCAGGTTCATGGCCCTGAAAGGCGGGGTACCCTCAAAATGATATTTGGCAAACTCACTGTACCAGTAAGGCATCATCTGCATGCGCAGCAGGGCAATGTCTTTTACCTGCTTTTCAACGTTGGGGTACGACCATGGTTTGGTGCCTGTGCTCCAGGCATTGATCATGGCCATAGGCGAAAAGACGACCGATTGCATCCTGCGCAGCCATTCCTCTTCTGATTTGGAGGCACGGGCCTCCGGGGTCCACAACACTCCGGCAAAGCCACTGTTGATCAATGCGGTAATAAAGTCCTCATGGTTATAATAGTCGTTATAGATCACGTAAGGCAATGCAGCACCACCACCATTAGATGCCCGCACCAACCCATAGGTACGCTGGTTACGCGCATGGTACAGGTCTGCACTGTATTTCTGGATCAGCAAACCATAAGTCTGACGCATCTGCTCCGCACTATGTCCTGAAGGGAATAAAGTTACATCAGGCCATAAATAATGGTCATAACCGTCTACCTCATCAAATTTATAGCCACTTACACCAATGTCGACCTGGCTCTTTTTCAGCTGGCCAAAAAGAATGTCCCGGGCCTGTGGCATGGTCAGGTCAGGAACAGCACCCAGCCAAACGGTATGGTCGCCGGTAAATGGCTTAATGCTGTTGTAAATAGAGGCCTGCGGCGAAACGTAAGGGTTTGTCCACAGGTTTACCCTGATCCCTTTGTTCAGCAGGCTGTTTACAAATTTGGCCGGTTCCGGGTAACGGCCCTTGTCCCATTCAAAAGTACAGGGATAAGCCTTGCTCTGCCAACCTGGTTCCAGGCCAATAAAGTCCAGGGGGAAACCTTTGTCCTCAAATGCCTTCACTTCAGCTTCCACATCAGCAGCAGTATATAAGGTTTTCACACGCTGTGTAAAACCCAGGCCCCAGCGTGGTGGCAATACGCCCCCACCGTTTAACAGGTTGTACCGGCGTACCGCATCAAGTGGTTTGGGGCCTGCAAATACATAAAACTCTACCCCTTCGGCCGGTACAAGTACTTCCACGCCATCAGAATACGGGCGCGAGGACCAGCTTTTATCCGTATTGCGGTCTTTGGCCTCGGGTACATTTTTTCCGTCACGCTTTACGGCCGATCCTGCATAAATATTTAAATAGCGGGCCGAATTGATGAACACCCCATAACCGTTCGACGATACATAAAAAGGGGTCGGTGCATGGGTACGGCCATTGTCCTTACCCCCGTAATGGTCTACATGCAACTGCAGGATCTTGCCACGCTGGTGTACCGTCTGAAAATTAAGGCCAAAGCCATACAGCTGTTCCTTTTTATCCAAAGGAAACCTCAAATAGGTTTTTCCATCCGTCAGTTTAGCCACAATCTCATCTTTTGACAAAGGAAATTCAGCATCCCCCGCAGTTTTAAGTTCTTCAACAGCAGGTTTTGCCCCGGCTGCAACCAGCAGGTTATAACTTTCAGGCTTGCCAACGCTGCCCTTCCAAACACCAGGTGCAACCAGTTCCCATTTAATCTCCTGGGCCGAAAGGCGCGTGCAAAACAGCAAAAGGGTCAGACAGGCAATACATTTTAAAATTCTGTTCATAGCAGGTATAAATATTATAGTACGTTTATGGTATAAGTTTTTCCTTTTTCTGTTTCAAAATCAATCACATAGCTCTTTTTCAGATCCAGTACCTGCAGCTTGGCATTTTCACTTTTATGGTATTCAGGTTTTTCGGGCAATACATTCAGCAGGTTTGGGTTTGGCCCCTTTGCCGGTCTGGCAACCACAGCACTTACCTTTACCGGCACAGTGGTCCTGAGCCTGCAGTTTCCACCGCTTCCTGAATAGATCAGCGCCTTGCTCAGTTTGCCCTCGGCCCAGCTTATGTCTACCCTGAAATTACCACGGGCTTTGATGCCTTTGATACTTCCTTTTTCCCAGTCATCCGGCAAAGCAGGCAATAAACTCAGTTCATCGGTATTGCTTTGCAATAACATTTCAGTCATGCCCGCAGTGGCCCCAAAGTTACCATCAATCTGGAAAGGCGGATGGGCATCAAAAAGGTTCGGATAAGTTCCGCCCCCACTCATCTGCACATTTGTAAGCTGTGCCATGCTGGCACTGGGCCCTTTTTGTGGTTCTGTTGTTTTGGCCGGGTCAATCAACGTTAAACCTGCTTTCAATATCTTTAAAGCATGGTTCCCATCCTGTAACCTGGCCCACCAGTTAATTTTCCAGGCCATAGACCATCCGGTGCTCAGGTCGCCACGGTGCAGCAGCGATTGTTTTGCCGCAGCAGCCAGTTCAGGTGTATGGTATACCGTGATCTGGTTACCCGGATAAAGGGCAAATAAATGCGATAAATGCCTGTGGCTGTCCTTAGGATCATCCACATCATTGAACCATTCCTGTAATTGTCCGTAACGGCCTATATTAAACGGATAGAGCTTTGCTTTGGCTTTTTCCAGCTCAACCCGGAAATCAGCATCCATATCCAATATTTTTGAGGCTGCGATACAATCTGTAAACAGCTCCTTAATGATGCCCATGTCCATGGTTGTGGCTTTACTTACTTCATACTCTTTTCCCTCAATTTTAAATATATTTTCCGGAGAGGTAGATGGATTGGTGACCAGATACTCAGTTTTATCATCTTTAACCAGCCATTTCAGCATAAACTCAGCAGCACCTTTCATCAAAGGATAGCCCTTTTCTTTCAGAAACTGTTTGTCGCCCGTAAACAGGTAATGATCATACAGGTGTGTAGTTAGCCAGGCCCCGCCCATAGGCCAGGCCGACCAGCGTGGCGCGCCTTTAGGGTCCCAGTCGTAGCCCCCTGTAGGAGAACTCTTGGCCCAGATATCGGTATTGTGGTGTACCACCCAGCCCTGTCTGATGTCATAATTAATTTTCGCAGTTTTAGCCCCGTTCACAGCCATACGGCCTATAAAATCAAACAATGGTTGGTGCAGTTCCGACAAATTGGTCTGTTCTGCAAGCCAGTAATTCATCTGGGTATTTGCATTTACGGTATAATTGCTCCCCCAGGGTGGCTGTACATGATCGTTCCAGATCCCCTGTAAATTGGTAGCCTGCGATCCCGGTCTGGAACTGGCGATCATCAGGTAACGGCCAAACTGGTAATACAAAACCTGCAGGCCCTGGTCGTTTCCCATGGCCCCCTGCCTGGATAACCTTACATTGGTTGGCAGCCCCTCCAGTTCTGCATTGCTGCCCAAACTAAATGAAACCCGGTCAAACAAAGCCTTATAATCTGCAACATGCGCAGTTTTAATTGTACTGTATGGCTTAGGATAAACTTTTTTCAGGATACCTGCAGCTTCAGTTGCCGGATTTTTACCCTCCAGCCCGGGCGATTTATTGTAGCCGTTAAAACTGGTGGCCCCACTTAAATAAATGGTTACCGCATTGGCTTTGCTCACCAGGATCTCCGTTCCTTTTGCTGTTGTTGTACCCCCTTCTGCCTTAATCCGCACATCCACCTCAAAGGTCATCCCTTCCTTATCATCATACACAACCTGTGCCGCTTCGGTAGCCCGGTGTGCCACGTGTTTAGGCGCTTTGCCTTTCAACACCAGCAAATCCGCCCCAACAGCCCTTGCTGTATATTTCAGTTTACTGCTTATGCTGGTGCTAAAATTAAGCGCATTTTTTTGATCTGTCGTGATGCGGATCACCACGGCCTTATCCGGATAACTGATCAGGCTTTCCCTTTTATAGGTAATGCCCCCAACGGTATAGGTCACTGTACTTATGGCATTGTCAATGTCCAGTTCACGGTGATAAGCGGTAGGTATAGAATCCTTCAGGTTAAAATCCAGAAAAAGATCGGCCATGGTTAAATAACGTGCCGAGTAAGGCCCCTGCAAATTCTTTTTCCAGAGCGCCGCCGCCCGGGCATAATCTCCTTCAAAAACTGCCTGTCTTACCAGGGGCAGGTTGGCAGGACCTTTGGGGTTATTCCCGGCTTCGGGGCTTCCCGACCATAAGGTATTGTCGTTTAGCTGGAAACGTTCTTTATTTACCCTTCCAAAAACCATGGCCCCGGTTTTGCCATTTCCCAGCGGAAGGGCTTCTTCCCAAACCTTTGCCGGCTGGGTATACCATAATTTTAATGCTGTTCCCTTTTGCTCCTGCGCTATGGCATCCGATGATATGCAAAAGATGGCCAGAACAGGCAATATACTGTATCTTCTCATATCAGTTCAATTTAAAAATATAGGCTTTACCGGCCTCAGTTTTAAGGTCATAATCTGTTGAAGCCTTAACCCCAGCAGGGTTTAGCTTTGCCAGTGGCGAAATTAAAGGACTTTTAACCTCAGGTACTTCATAAAAAGGATTTGGATTTTCTCCTTTTGCAACTGAAAGGCCGGTCGTATCCGCTTTCATATCGGTATTGATCCGTAACCTGCAATTGCCGCCAAGCCTCGAAAGCACTTTTAAATGGGTAATTACCTTGTCCTTCCAGCTGATGTCTACCACATAACCACCCCGGGCCACCAGCCCTTTAACCTCTCCAGAAGGCCATTGATCTGGTAGTGCAGGCAAAATATGTATAGCGCCATCATGCGATTGCAGCAGCATTTCAGCAATCCCCGCTGTACAGCCAAAGTTACCATCTATCTGAAATGGCGGATGGGCATCAAACATATTCGGATAGGTACCACCACCTTTTGTGTTTACACTGTCAACACGCCCCCCAACCAGTTTCAGCTGATCGGTAATCAGTTTATAGGCATGGTTCCCATCCAGAAAACGGGCCCAGAAATTCACTTTCCAGCCCATAGACCAGCCCGTTGCCGGGTCACCTCTATACATCAGGGATGTTCTAGCCGCATCAAAAAGTTCCGGTGTCCTTGTCGGGGAAATCTGGTTACTCGGGTATAAACCATATAAATGGGATACATGACGATGTTTATCGTCTGTACGGTCAGAATCGTGCATCCATTCCTGCAGCTGACTGTATTTACCGATCTGCATGGGTGCCAAACGGCCCAATGCTGTCTTCAGCAGGCCCCGAAATTCTGCATCCATGCCCAGCAGCTCTGCAGCTTTGCCGGTCCTGGTAAACAGATCAAACAACAGCTGGTTGTCCATCGTTGTTCCCGCAGCAATAGAAACACGTTTGCCCGGAACATAGGTATTTTCTGGCGAATTGGAAGGACTTACCACCAGCCATTTATGGGTAGGTTCTTCCTGTAACACATCCAGGTAAAACTCGCTTGCCCCCTTCAGTACCGGGTAATATTCTTTTAAAAACTGTTTATCGCCCGTAAACATATAATGGTCCCATAAATGCTGGCTCAGCCAGTTACCGCCCATCGGCCATAAACCTGCATAAGGCCGGTCAACCGGCCCTGTAATGCGCCATAAATCGGTATTGTGGTGCGTTACCCAGCCTTTTGCCCCATACATCAGCTTAGCAGTTTCCCGCCCGGTAACCGACAGGTCTTTCAGCATCTTAAACAAGGGGTCGTGCAGTTCCGACAAATTGGTAACCTCTGCCGGCCAGTAATTCATCTCGGTATTGATGTTTATCGTGTATTTACTGTCCCATGGGGCCAGCATCTTATCATTCCAGATGCCCTGTAAGGTAGGGGGCTGATTTCCAGGCTGTGAGCTCGAGATCAGCAGGTACCTGCCAAACTGAAAATACAATGCAGTCAGATGCGGGTCATTGCTGCGTGCAAATGCCGCAATCCGCTCGTCGGTTGGTTTATTTACCGCATCGGTTATGCCAATATCAAACTTTACACGGTTAAAGTACTGCTGGTAAAACTTAATGTGTGCGGCCAGTGCCTCAGCATAGTTCTTCTTTACAGCCCGGTCTAAAAACGAGGCCGCTTTTAAACCTGCATCAGCACTCACATCATGGTAGTTTTTAAAATTAGTGGCAATAGAAACATATACTGTCGCCGAATTGGCTGCCTTCACTATCCATGCATTGTTCTGCAGCGATGCTTTTCCACCTTCGGCCACAACTTTTACCTGCGATGCAAACCTGATCTTCCCCTGCTCGCCTTCATGGTCGGCAGTTAAACCCGAGAGCAGCAACCTATCCTTTTCCATTCGCAAACCACCCTTCTGCTCTGTATCCATCAGGGCACGGAAAGTTATTTTACCCGGTTTATCTGCTGTTAAACGCACTATAAGTACCTGATCTGTAAATGACGAGAAGATTTCCCGCTTATAGCGTATACCTCCGGCCTCATAAGTTACCGTAGCTAGCGCTTTTTCTATGTTCAGGTCCCGGTAATAGTTACGGGCTTTTTCTGTACCCTCAAACTCCAGGAAAAGGTTGCCAACCGGCTGATAAATCATGCCACTGTTCTTTTTAGGGAACATCTCCACATCAGCCAGGGCCTGTGCCTCTTCAAACTTCCCTTCAAAGATCAATTTCCTGAGCGCCGGGATTGCCGCACCCGATGCAGCAGTCACATTGCTGTTGGGCCCGCCAGACCATACCGTTTCTTCATTCAGCTGCAACTGTTCTTTAGCCGGATTGCCAAAAACCATGGCACCAAGCCGGCCATTACCTATCGGTAAAGCTTCATTCCAGTTGGCAGCCGGACGGTCGTACCAGAGTTTCAGTGTCCCATCTGTTTTTTTTGCCTGCCCAAAAGCAAGGGAAGCAACTGCCAGCAATACAAATACCAGGTGTTTTTTGATCATCATCATTTAAGTTCTACAAATGCAGAAGGTATGCCATCTGCCTTAACGCTTGCTACACTTTTGCCTTTATTCAGGTTTACGCTGATCACAGCCCGGCCATTGTACAGCTGAACTTTACGTGAGCCATCAGCAGTACCCTGATCGTCAATCAGTTTTCCATCTCCGGTTAAACCAAAAGTTACATAATCACGGGCATCTAAACACAATATATTGTTTTTGTCCAGCAGTTTAACCTGTATCACAGCAATGTTATCCTTTTCAGAAACGTGCTCAGAAACCTTTTCCAGCACCAGCTTTGCCGGCTTATCCCATTTCGCGGTCTGGTATTCCTGTACCAGTTCGTCCGTAATGGTCTTGCCCTCTTTTGTAGTGGCCACTACTTTAATCTCGTTTTTACCTTCCTTGTACTTCACCATCCATTTTAAACCGGCCGCAGGATAGTTCTGACTGTTCCTTTTCTTTTTTCCCATGCTTTTGCCGTTCATAAAAAGCTCGGCCTCGGCACAGTTAGAATATACTTTAACCATTTTCTGCTCTCCGGCATCCCCCCACCTTACCGGCCAGGAATGACCGTAAATATGTGCCATTGGTGCTTTGGTCCAGTACGACTGGAATACATAATAAGCTTCTTTTTTACTGAAGTCGCGCTCAATAACCCCTTTCTGGTTCATATAAGGAACCGGGTTGTCCGGACGCACCGGTGTAGAAAAATCTTTAAATGGCCAGTAAGCCGCCCCCGTTAACCAGGGCATGTTTTCCTGCTCTTTTAAATGCCAGTCAATCAGGTTAACAATATAACTTTCGCTCCAGTCGCCATCCTTTGAAACCCTGGCACTCCCTCCAAACAAAGAAGCATCACCGGCCCGTTCATCTGCCCCCACACCTGTCTGCACTAAACTCAGGGCCTTATCCGGACTTTCCGAATGCCTGCCGGCATGGCTGTCGCCACCCCATTCCACATGCAAAAAGTGGTCTACCCTGTCAAATTCCTTTTTAGAGGCTTCCTTATATTCCGTGTAAATACCACGGTACCAGCCTGCCCAGATAGAGGGCGAGTATACATCTACTATGTCTTTACAAAAATCACACCTTCTGATGGCCGTTTTACGTGAAGGATCCAGTTTATGCGCCAGATCGTTCAGTTCTTTCATAAAGGTCCTGATTTTCTGCTCATCAAACTCATTAAAATCACCCGGCCAGTCGTTCTCGTTCCCCAATCCCCATATCATCACCGCCGCATGGTTATAATGCTGCTCTATCATATTGGTCAGCATCCTGCGCGCCTGGTCTTTATAAGTATCGCCACCAAGTCCGCCACGGCACCAGGGAATCTCTTCCCATACCAAAATACCCAGACTGTCGCATAAATCCAGTACAATCCTCGACTGCTGATAATGGCCCAGACGGATAAAATTCACGCCCATATCCTTCATCATCCGCATCTCTTCGGTGATCATCTCTTCTGTCATGGCCGCCGCTACGCCCGCATGGTCTTCATGCCGGTGTGTCCCCCTTAACAACAGGCGCTTGCCGTTCAGCATAAATGGCCCCTTTTTCACAAACTCAAAATTCCTGAAACCAATCTTTTCCCGCTGTATATCGGTATCCCCTTTAGCGGTAATGCTGGTTTCAACCGTGTATAGTTGCGGCAATTCGGGCGACCATAGTTTCGGGTTTTTCAGGCTGGTTTCCCACAGGGCTTTATCGCCATGAAAAGCCTTGATCTGGTTTTGCCAGCTGGCTACAACCTTTCCCTCCGGATCTTTAACTTCTATTTTTACGGAAACTGTATCCACACCATCAGGATTGAGCAGCCTGCCGGATATGCTCAGCTTTCCCAAAACCCCTTTTGCATCTACGCTTGCAGCTGCAAAGATCTTATCTACAGAAACCTTCGGTACATAAACCAGGTTCAGGTACCGGTATAAACCACCATATACATTAAAGTCAGACAGGTCCGAAGGGATCATCTCCAGGTCACGCGAATTATCGCACCTGATGGACAAGGGCACCTTGCCTTTAAACTGTGTTTGAAAAACGGCTGTTTTTTTAAATTCCTTTACAGCATCCGTAATGTCGGCCGTCCATTCGTCATAGCCCCCAACATGCTCTGCAACCTTTTTATCGTAAATATAAACCTGCGTCTTTTGTCCCGCTCCCTCAAAATGCAGCAATGTCCTGCCATCTGTATAGGGGTTTTTCAGCTCCAGCTGCGTACGGTACCAGCCCGGGCCCTGGTAATAGTTTACATCCGGATCTACCGCATCCAATGCATTAAAGCAATGGGGCAAACTTACCTTCTGCCATAGCGGAACGCTTTCAGGATTACCTTCCTTAACCGGTCTTACCGCTTCCCATATCCCGCCCAGGTCTCCTTTTAAATATTCCCAGTTGTTGATCAATCTTTGCCTGTTCTGCGCAAAAACGTACTGACTGCATATCAGCAGTCCTAAAAAAAATACCAGCTTAACTCTCTTCACTTTCTCTGTTAATGTAAATAAAAATATATTTGGTTTGCGCAGCGTTTTGACAGACGCTAAATTGGTCATTAGCCTCCTATTATTGTTTCACCCTTTTAGCTTATTCATCAACTATTTTGGCATAACAATCCCGGGCCAACTGCTGTCAGCTGCTAAAAAAGACAATTATTTGATTAGGCGCAGGCGCTAACGAACTCTTTCTGGTAGCATAGCGGGCTCTTGCCGGTGATCTTTTTAAAGCACTTATGGAAACTGGCAAAATTGTTAAAACCACTGTTGTAACACACCTGTTTCAGGTTTAGGCTATGCTCTATCAGCAACTTACAGGCCTGCCCTACTTTAACCTCTATTAAGAACTGCGAATAGGTTTTACGTGTCCGTGATTTAAAATAACGGCAAAAAGAATTGGGACTGATCCTGGCAACTTCAGCAATCTCTTCCAGGTAGATCTTATTTTTGAAATTGGCGTAAGTATAGTCGTAAATGTCGTTGATCCTGTCTTTCTCAATCATTTCCAGGTCGTAATGAAAACCTACAGAAGAAAGCACTTCAAGCTGGCTCGATCTGGCAATTTCTACCAGCGCCTGCATCAAAATAATGATCCTTTCTGTGCCCTCGGCTTTCAACATCCGGGTAATTAATTCTGCCACAACAGCCTTGTTTTTACCCGTTACCTTTACGCCTCTTTTGGCTTTTTCTAAAATATCTTTGAGCAGCTTATTTTCAGGAAGGTTTAAAAAGCATTCGCCAAACAGGTTCTCACTAAAATGGGCTACCCTTATATCGGCTGCTGCCGGTTTGGTATCGGTTGTAAAATAGGCATCATCAAACCTCCAGTAATGTGGCAGGTTGGCCCCCAGTAAAACAATGTCACCAGATTTAAAACGTTTAATGCTGTCGCCGATAAATTGTGTACCGTCGCCTTTATTAAAATAGATCAATTCAATTTCCTGGTGATAGTGCCATTTATTATTAACAGAAGGCTCCAGATCTTGCCTTACACTAAAGGATTGTGCAGGCTCCATAGATACTTTAAGTAGTTGTGCTTTCATAATCAATATTTGGTTTAGTTAAATTGGTTTTTTAGCTGACCAAATACAATGAGACAGATTTTGCCCGGAACTCCTTTAGCTTACAGGTTAAAGACATGCGGCATGCCCGTTAACATTATATTTGGTAAGGCTAATTTATACCGGAATTAAATGTAACAGGGGTTAAAATCTTAAAGGAATAGGGGGAAAATCTTAAATAAAACGCTTAAACAGGCCCATATTTAAATTTTTAATCTGATGCCCCTTTTTTCCATCTGCCTTACCAGCAGGATGATCAGGAATGAGATGATAAAGGAACGCAAAACTCCGATGAGCCCGGTATTGATCAGGTCCGGATACCAGAAACCAGCGAGCTCAAAAAAGGCATATAAAAAATAAGGGATCAGATAGCAGGTCAGCGTACTTGTACCGGCAGCGTCTATGCTGCTGAACCATCCCTTTTTACCTTTCAGTTCAACCACAAAGATCATCAGCGCAAAGGCCAGTAAACTGATGCCGGCACATATGGCCACCCAGGCAGGTGTAGCATTGATTTTAGAGATCCCCTCTGTAAAAGGTCTTACCAACAGGCCTAAAATAATCAGTAAAACCCCCGCAGCTGAAAATACAGCGAGCAAACGACCACTCAGTGCATTTCTCCAGTTCAC comes from the Pedobacter heparinus DSM 2366 genome and includes:
- a CDS encoding glycoside hydrolase family 95 protein; the encoded protein is MMMIKKHLVFVLLAVASLAFGQAKKTDGTLKLWYDRPAANWNEALPIGNGRLGAMVFGNPAKEQLQLNEETVWSGGPNSNVTAASGAAIPALRKLIFEGKFEEAQALADVEMFPKKNSGMIYQPVGNLFLEFEGTEKARNYYRDLNIEKALATVTYEAGGIRYKREIFSSFTDQVLIVRLTADKPGKITFRALMDTEQKGGLRMEKDRLLLSGLTADHEGEQGKIRFASQVKVVAEGGKASLQNNAWIVKAANSATVYVSIATNFKNYHDVSADAGLKAASFLDRAVKKNYAEALAAHIKFYQQYFNRVKFDIGITDAVNKPTDERIAAFARSNDPHLTALYFQFGRYLLISSSQPGNQPPTLQGIWNDKMLAPWDSKYTININTEMNYWPAEVTNLSELHDPLFKMLKDLSVTGRETAKLMYGAKGWVTHHNTDLWRITGPVDRPYAGLWPMGGNWLSQHLWDHYMFTGDKQFLKEYYPVLKGASEFYLDVLQEEPTHKWLVVSPSNSPENTYVPGKRVSIAAGTTMDNQLLFDLFTRTGKAAELLGMDAEFRGLLKTALGRLAPMQIGKYSQLQEWMHDSDRTDDKHRHVSHLYGLYPSNQISPTRTPELFDAARTSLMYRGDPATGWSMGWKVNFWARFLDGNHAYKLITDQLKLVGGRVDSVNTKGGGTYPNMFDAHPPFQIDGNFGCTAGIAEMLLQSHDGAIHILPALPDQWPSGEVKGLVARGGYVVDISWKDKVITHLKVLSRLGGNCRLRINTDMKADTTGLSVAKGENPNPFYEVPEVKSPLISPLAKLNPAGVKASTDYDLKTEAGKAYIFKLN
- a CDS encoding AraC family transcriptional regulator — translated: MKAQLLKVSMEPAQSFSVRQDLEPSVNNKWHYHQEIELIYFNKGDGTQFIGDSIKRFKSGDIVLLGANLPHYWRFDDAYFTTDTKPAAADIRVAHFSENLFGECFLNLPENKLLKDILEKAKRGVKVTGKNKAVVAELITRMLKAEGTERIIILMQALVEIARSSQLEVLSSVGFHYDLEMIEKDRINDIYDYTYANFKNKIYLEEIAEVARISPNSFCRYFKSRTRKTYSQFLIEVKVGQACKLLIEHSLNLKQVCYNSGFNNFASFHKCFKKITGKSPLCYQKEFVSACA
- a CDS encoding glycoside hydrolase family 95 protein → MRRYSILPVLAIFCISSDAIAQEQKGTALKLWYTQPAKVWEEALPLGNGKTGAMVFGRVNKERFQLNDNTLWSGSPEAGNNPKGPANLPLVRQAVFEGDYARAAALWKKNLQGPYSARYLTMADLFLDFNLKDSIPTAYHRELDIDNAISTVTYTVGGITYKRESLISYPDKAVVIRITTDQKNALNFSTSISSKLKYTARAVGADLLVLKGKAPKHVAHRATEAAQVVYDDKEGMTFEVDVRIKAEGGTTTAKGTEILVSKANAVTIYLSGATSFNGYNKSPGLEGKNPATEAAGILKKVYPKPYSTIKTAHVADYKALFDRVSFSLGSNAELEGLPTNVRLSRQGAMGNDQGLQVLYYQFGRYLMIASSRPGSQATNLQGIWNDHVQPPWGSNYTVNANTQMNYWLAEQTNLSELHQPLFDFIGRMAVNGAKTAKINYDIRQGWVVHHNTDIWAKSSPTGGYDWDPKGAPRWSAWPMGGAWLTTHLYDHYLFTGDKQFLKEKGYPLMKGAAEFMLKWLVKDDKTEYLVTNPSTSPENIFKIEGKEYEVSKATTMDMGIIKELFTDCIAASKILDMDADFRVELEKAKAKLYPFNIGRYGQLQEWFNDVDDPKDSHRHLSHLFALYPGNQITVYHTPELAAAAKQSLLHRGDLSTGWSMAWKINWWARLQDGNHALKILKAGLTLIDPAKTTEPQKGPSASMAQLTNVQMSGGGTYPNLFDAHPPFQIDGNFGATAGMTEMLLQSNTDELSLLPALPDDWEKGSIKGIKARGNFRVDISWAEGKLSKALIYSGSGGNCRLRTTVPVKVSAVVARPAKGPNPNLLNVLPEKPEYHKSENAKLQVLDLKKSYVIDFETEKGKTYTINVL
- a CDS encoding glycoside hydrolase family 2 TIM barrel-domain containing protein, yielding MTNLASVKTLRKPNIFLFTLTEKVKRVKLVFFLGLLICSQYVFAQNRQRLINNWEYLKGDLGGIWEAVRPVKEGNPESVPLWQKVSLPHCFNALDAVDPDVNYYQGPGWYRTQLELKNPYTDGRTLLHFEGAGQKTQVYIYDKKVAEHVGGYDEWTADITDAVKEFKKTAVFQTQFKGKVPLSIRCDNSRDLEMIPSDLSDFNVYGGLYRYLNLVYVPKVSVDKIFAAASVDAKGVLGKLSISGRLLNPDGVDTVSVKIEVKDPEGKVVASWQNQIKAFHGDKALWETSLKNPKLWSPELPQLYTVETSITAKGDTDIQREKIGFRNFEFVKKGPFMLNGKRLLLRGTHRHEDHAGVAAAMTEEMITEEMRMMKDMGVNFIRLGHYQQSRIVLDLCDSLGILVWEEIPWCRGGLGGDTYKDQARRMLTNMIEQHYNHAAVMIWGLGNENDWPGDFNEFDEQKIRTFMKELNDLAHKLDPSRKTAIRRCDFCKDIVDVYSPSIWAGWYRGIYTEYKEASKKEFDRVDHFLHVEWGGDSHAGRHSESPDKALSLVQTGVGADERAGDASLFGGSARVSKDGDWSESYIVNLIDWHLKEQENMPWLTGAAYWPFKDFSTPVRPDNPVPYMNQKGVIERDFSKKEAYYVFQSYWTKAPMAHIYGHSWPVRWGDAGEQKMVKVYSNCAEAELFMNGKSMGKKKRNSQNYPAAGLKWMVKYKEGKNEIKVVATTKEGKTITDELVQEYQTAKWDKPAKLVLEKVSEHVSEKDNIAVIQVKLLDKNNILCLDARDYVTFGLTGDGKLIDDQGTADGSRKVQLYNGRAVISVNLNKGKSVASVKADGIPSAFVELK
- a CDS encoding TIM-barrel domain-containing protein, giving the protein MNRILKCIACLTLLLFCTRLSAQEIKWELVAPGVWKGSVGKPESYNLLVAAGAKPAVEELKTAGDAEFPLSKDEIVAKLTDGKTYLRFPLDKKEQLYGFGLNFQTVHQRGKILQLHVDHYGGKDNGRTHAPTPFYVSSNGYGVFINSARYLNIYAGSAVKRDGKNVPEAKDRNTDKSWSSRPYSDGVEVLVPAEGVEFYVFAGPKPLDAVRRYNLLNGGGVLPPRWGLGFTQRVKTLYTAADVEAEVKAFEDKGFPLDFIGLEPGWQSKAYPCTFEWDKGRYPEPAKFVNSLLNKGIRVNLWTNPYVSPQASIYNSIKPFTGDHTVWLGAVPDLTMPQARDILFGQLKKSQVDIGVSGYKFDEVDGYDHYLWPDVTLFPSGHSAEQMRQTYGLLIQKYSADLYHARNQRTYGLVRASNGGGAALPYVIYNDYYNHEDFITALINSGFAGVLWTPEARASKSEEEWLRRMQSVVFSPMAMINAWSTGTKPWSYPNVEKQVKDIALLRMQMMPYWYSEFAKYHFEGTPPFRAMNLEEGFQTEVKKEMKTTNLEENPYAEAVSKEVKDQYMAGEYLLVAPMFTGKATRTVILPKGKWFDFYTGEYAGDGEVITVTPGLDKIPVYVKDGGIIPMGPALMHAPKPSDKLDLEIRYYGSKPGKYMLYDDDGETFDYEKGAYSFRTINVVKAANGKLKASISAAEKGKPNTLNKVTFRAMTK